A window of Diabrotica virgifera virgifera chromosome 9, PGI_DIABVI_V3a contains these coding sequences:
- the LOC126891281 gene encoding mucin-4-like gives MQLAPRTKHYASSTTHQAPRSEHQAQSTAHHLQRTKHHAPASSTTYQAPRITHQAPRTKYHATCTTHQAPRTTHHATSITQQASRNKHHAPNTTHHAPRTMHLQPSHTHQAPRPKHHAPSPKHHAPRAKHYAPCTRNHATYSTHQSPRTKHHIQSTRHHEPSTTHQAPRTKNHAPSTTHQALRSKPHAQTPRTKHQHHALNTTHQAPRTTHHEPSTTHQATHTKPHAHAPRTRHHAKSTTHQAPALRTQHRAPRTTPQEPSTAHQAPPTKQHAPSTQQSTTPNAPSTRTTHYTPRTKHYAPSTTNQAPPPSTKQHSQAQRTKHPSHSTTNHAPNTTHHEQTPRTKPQAPPTKQHPPITTHQAPRTTHQATSTTHQAPRTSHHASSTTHKAPSTTHQAPRTTHQATSTTHQAPQTSHHASSTTHKAPSTTHTAPSTTHQVLLPKHHAPNTAHQAPRTTNHAQRTKNLAPRTKHHQPSNTHPAKHYAPHYTPRTKHYAPRTKHHAPRTRHHTLSTTHKKPCLSTTHQVTRTKHHAPTTLTSTTHQAPLTQHHSPRTNTSHQATSTTHHPLSNTHQSPRTTHQETRTTPQHPAPSTTHQAPRTKHHEPRTTHQAPRIRHQAPRTKYYTPSTAHNAKSTKHHAQSTAHHAQRSTHQAPRPKHHASRTKHYAPTTTHQAPRTKHNAPRTKHHTPCTTHKKPLFKHHTPSNTHQAPRPKQHSQAPRTNHPHHAPRTNTSHQATSTTHQALRSKHHAPSISQQAPLTKHHAPSNTHQAPRTKHHGPPTKQHAPAPSTTHQAPRTKLHAPCYTHHAHHTPSNTHHAPSNTPTTQVPSTPHPAPRTTKNAPNTKHHEESTSQQAPPTKQHAPSTTPKHRAPSTAHQAPRTTNYAPSTTHQAPRTKHHALSTKHHVQSTRHHEPSTTHQAPRTKNHALSTTHQATRTTHQATLTSTKHTSPSTTHHEKHTKHQAPRTKHLAPSNKHHAPPTKQHAPSTTHQALLSKHHQPSTTPQATRTNHHAPITTYKAPRTTHQHHALSTRAPGTAHEAQSTTHNELRTKHHEPSTTRNAPRTEHHAPSNKHHAPPTKQHAPRPYHQAQRTKHRTPLTTHQAPRIKHHAQSTGHQEPRTTHQAQRTTYQAPRTKHHAPSTTNKATRTKHHAPSSTPRTPRTKNHATSTTQQAPRTKHHPPSNTHQSPRTTPLAPSTTHQAPRTKHRTPLTTHQTPRTRAPRTTHHAPSTMHIAPRTLHHALAPRISPLAPSTKRHAPRTKQPAARTTHIAPRTSHIASRTSHLAPRTSHLSFSHTLVYVVSM, from the exons CTTACAACGCACCAAGCACCATGCACCCGCATCAAGCACCACGTATCAAGCACCACGCAtaacgcaccaagcaccacgaaCCAAGTACCACGCCAcatgcaccacgcaccaagcaccgcGCACAACGCACCACGCAACAAGCATCACGCAACAAGCATCACGCAACAAGCATCACGCACCAAACACCACGCACCATGCACCGCGCACCATGCACCTCCAACCAAGCcacacgcaccaagcaccacgcccCAAGCACCACGCACCCAGCCCCAAGCATCACGCCCCACGCGCCAAGCACTACGCACCATGCACCCGCAACCACGCAACATACTCCACGCACCAatcaccacgcaccaagcaccacatACAAAGCACCAGGCACCACGAACCAAGCACCACACACCAAGCACCACGAACAAAAAACCACGCTCCTAGCACCACACACCAAGCACTACGCTCCAAGCCACACGCACAaacaccacgcaccaagcaccagcACCACGCACTAaacaccacgcaccaagcaccacgcacaaCGCACCACGAACCAAGCACCACCCACCAAGCAACACACACCAAGCCACACGCACATGCACCGCGCACAAGGCACCACGCAAAAAGCACTACGCACCAAGCACCAGCACTACGCACCCAACACCGCGCACCACGCACCACGCCCCAAGAACCAAGCACCGCGCACCAAGCACCACCAACCAAGCAACACGCACCAAGCACCCAGCAAAGCACCACGCCCAACGCACCAAGCACCCGCACCACGCACTATACTCCACGCACCAAGCActacgcaccaagcaccacgaaccaagcaccac CACCAAGCACCAAACAACACTCACAAGCACAACGCACCAAGCACCCATCACACAGCACCACGAATCACGCACCAAACACCACGCACCACGAACAAACACCTCGCACCAAGCCACAAGCACCACCCACTAAGCAACACCCACCAatcaccacgcaccaagcaccacggaCCACCCACCAAGCaacaagcaccacgcaccaagcaccacgaaCCTCGCACCACGCATCAAGCACCACGCATAaggcaccaagcaccacgcaccaagcaccacggaCCACCCACCAAGCaacaagcaccacgcaccaagcaccacaaACCTCGCACCACGCATCAAGCACCACGCATAaggcaccaagcaccacgcataCGGctccaagcaccacgcaccaagtaCTACTccccaagcaccacgcaccaaacaccgcgcaccaagcaccacgcacaaCGAACCACGCACAACGCACCAAGAACCTAGCACCGCGCACCAAGCACCATCAACCAAGCAACACGCACCCAGCAAAGCACTACGCACCGCACTATACTCCACGCACCAAGCACTACGCACCACgaaccaagcaccacgcaccacgaACCAGGCACCACACATTAAGCACTACGCACAAAAAACCATGTTTAAGCACCACACACCAAGTaacacgcaccaagcaccacgcaccaacaACACTcacaagcaccacgcaccaagcaccccTCACACAGCACCACTCACCACGAACAAACACCTCGCACCAAGCcacaagcaccacgcaccacccACTAAGCAACACGCACCAATCACCACGGACCACCCACCAAGAAACACGCACCACGCCTCAGCACCCCGCACCAAGCacaacgcaccaagcaccacgcaccaagcaccacgaaCCGCGCACCACGCATCAAGCACCACGCATAaggcaccaagcaccacgcaccaagtaCTACACACCAAGCACCGCGCACAACGCAAaaagcaccaagcaccacgcacaaAGCACCGCGCACCACGCACAACGATCTACGCACCAAGCACCCAGACCCAAGCACCACGCATCACGCACCAAGCATTACGCACCAACCActacgcaccaagcaccacgaaCCAAGCACAACGCACCACGAACCAAGCACCACACACCATGCACCACGCACAAAAAACCACTCTTTAAGCACCACACACCAAGcaacacgcaccaagcaccacgcccCAAGCAACACTcacaagcaccacgcaccaatcACCCTCACCACGCACCACGAACAAACACCTCGCACCAAGCCACAAGCACCACACACCAAGCATTACGctccaagcaccacgcaccaagcatcTCGCAACAAGCACCACTAACCAAGCACCACGCCCCAAGcaacacgcaccaagcaccacgtaCAAAACACCACGGACCACCCACCAAGCAACACGCCCCAGCACCAAGCacaacgcaccaagcaccacgcaccaagctaCACGCACCATGCTACACGCACCATGCA CACCACACACCAAGCAacacgcaccacgcaccaagcaacaCTCCAACCACACAAGTACCAAGCACTCCTCACCCAGCACCACGCACCACTAAAAACGCACCAAACACCAAGCACCACGAAGAAAGCACCTCGCAACAAGCACCACCCACCAAGcaacacgcaccaagcaccacacCAAAGCACCGGGCACCAAGCACCGcccaccaagcaccacgcacaaCGAACTACGCACCAAGCACCActcaccaagcaccacgcacaaAGCACCACGCACTAAGCACAAAGCACCACGTACAAAGCACCAGGCACCACGAACCAAGCACCAcacaccaagcaccacgcacaaAGAACCACGCTTTAAGCACCACACACCAAGCAacacgcaccacgcaccaagcaacaCTCACAAGCACCAAGCACACCTCACCCAGCACCACGCACCACGAAAAACACACCAAACACCAAGCACCACGAACAAAGCACCTCGCACCCAGCaacaagcaccacgcaccacccaccaagcaacacgcaccaagcaccacacACCAAGCATTACTCTCCAAGCACCACCAACCAAGCACCACGCCCCAAGCAACACGAACCAATCACCACGCACCAATCACCACGTACAAAGCACCACGCACCACCCACCAA CACCACGCACTAAGCACCAGAGCACCGGGCACCGCGCACGAAGCACAAAGCACCACGCACAACGAActacgcaccaagcaccacgaaCCAAGCACCACGCGTAACGCACCACGCACggagcaccacgcaccaagcaacaagcaccacgcaccacccACCAAGCAACACGCACCACGCCCCTATCACCAAGCACAACGCACCAAGCACCGCACACCTCTCacaacgcaccaagcaccacgcattAAACACCACGCACAAAGCACCGGGCACCAAGAACCGCGCACCACTCACCAAGCACAACGAACCACGTACCAAGCACCACgaaccaagcaccacgcaccaagcaccaccaACAAAGcaacacgcaccaagcaccacgcccCAAGCTCCACGCCCCGAACACCACGCACCAAGAACCACGCAACAAGCACCACGCaacaagcaccacgcaccaagcaccacccACCAAGCAACACGCACCAATCACCACGCACCACGCCCCTAGCACCAAGCacaacgcaccaagcaccacgcaccaagcaccgcACACCACTCACAACGCACCAAACACCACGCACCCGCGCCCCACGCACAACGCACCACGCCCCAAGCACCATGCACATCGCACCACGCACATTGCATCACGCACTCGCACCTCGCATATCGCCCCTCGCACCAAGCACAAAGCGacacgcaccacgcaccaagcaacCCGCAGCACGCACCACGCACATCGCACCACGCACCTCGCACATTGCATCACGCACATCGCACCTCGCACCACGCACTTCGCACCTCTCATTCTCACACACACTAGTGTATGTAGTGAGTATGTAG